In Microbacterium sp. No. 7, the genomic window TCGAGGGGTCATTGATCGTCCAGAGCTCGACCGCTCCCTCGCGCGTGATATCGAGTGATGTCACGGGTGTCACCTCATTCCTTCGAGGTCTCATGCCGCCGCGCCCTTGCGGCGGCGATCGCGTCGTGCGTCCATCATATTCATGATCAGTATTGTCGACGTGTCTCGATTTCGGCACACTCGGCCTAAACTCGGCGCATGGCAGCGTTCGCTTATCTCTGCGCGCGCCCGCAGTCGGGAGCCGCGGCGGCCGAGTACGAGTCGTTCCGCTCCGCGATGCGGCTGGACGATGACGAGCTCGAGCAGATCGACCTCGTCGCCGCGCCGCTCCCCGACGACGCCGCCGCCCGCTGGCGCGGGTTCGTCGTGGGCGGCAGCCCGTTCAACGTGACCGACCCCGAGAGCACCAAGACCGAGACGCAGCGACGGGTCGAGGCCGATCTCGCCCGGCTCGCGCGGCACGCCGCCGACGGCGAGACCGCGGTGCTGTTCACCTGCTACGGCATCGGCGTCGCCGTGCGCGCCCTCGGCGGCGAGGTGAGCCGCGCCCACCCCGAGGACACGGGTCCCGCGACGATCGGCCTCACCGACGCGGGCCGCGCCGATCCGCTGTTCGGCGCCCTCGCCACGAGCTTCACCGCCCTCACGGCGCACAAGGAGGGCACGGCGCGGCTCCCGGCCGGCGCCGTGCTGCTCGCGACGGGCGACGCGTGCCCCGTGCAGGCGTTCCGCGTGGGCGACCGGCTCTATGCGACGCAGTTCCATCCGGAGCCGACGTCGAAGGCCTTCACCGAGCGGATGGCCGTCTACCGCAACGACGGCTACTTCGACGCCGACGCCTACGACACGCTCGCGGCGCGCGTGCTCGCGGCATCCGTCACCGAGCCGATGCGCATCCTGCGCGCGTTCGCGCAGACCTTCTGACGGCCGGCGGCAACGCCGGCGGGCCCGGCATCCATCACGAGCACAGGAGAAATCACG contains:
- a CDS encoding glutamine amidotransferase; this encodes MAAFAYLCARPQSGAAAAEYESFRSAMRLDDDELEQIDLVAAPLPDDAAARWRGFVVGGSPFNVTDPESTKTETQRRVEADLARLARHAADGETAVLFTCYGIGVAVRALGGEVSRAHPEDTGPATIGLTDAGRADPLFGALATSFTALTAHKEGTARLPAGAVLLATGDACPVQAFRVGDRLYATQFHPEPTSKAFTERMAVYRNDGYFDADAYDTLAARVLAASVTEPMRILRAFAQTF